The following is a genomic window from Colletotrichum lupini chromosome 5, complete sequence.
CCTTTCCTCTTTGTGTCTCGGTAAGATTCGAGAAAAAATCAGCTTCTGCTTTATCGCATGAAATTACTGACCACCACATAGATCCATCCGAAGAGTCACCGTCTACAAGTTCCCTGCCCTGCCATCCACCGGCCACTTCGTTGTAGCTCTTAGCTACCTCATCATCAACATCGCCCTGCTATTCACTCACATCGACGCCTCCGCTCTTCCCTATCTCACGGTCATTGCGGCTCGCGCAGGATGGTAGGTTTTACAAAGCCTCGAATACCATTAGCATCTTTGGAAACACCAGAAACTGATCCTTTACAGGCTGTCCATCGCCAACATCGCCTTCGTGGTCTTCCTCAGCCTGAAGAACACTCCTCTCGGCTTCCTAACCGCTTGGTCTTACGAGAGGCTCAATGTCTTGCACCAAATCGCCGGATACATCACCATGGTCCTTATCATTGTCCACGGTGCCACATACTCCGCCTACTTCATCGAGGCTGGTAACATGGCACGCCTTCGTGTTGCTGAAGAAATCTACGGCATAGCCTCCGGGTTCACATTCCTTTCTCTTGTGCTCGCCGGAGCCATCGTACGATTGTGGTACTATGAGCTCTTCTACATTCTTCACGTGTCCTTCTTCGCAATTTCGATGGTTCTCGTCGGCCTTCACCAGCCCGAACTTAGCAAGAAGATCATCATCATTacggctgttgctgctggtaTCTGGGTTGCGGACCGCGTTGTGAGATTCATTCGCGTCGTGCTTTACAGCTTCAACAACAACGCAACCGTCTACCCGCTCCCCCACGGTGGCACTCGCATCATCCTCAAGAAGGCCCCCGTCGGCGCAAGTTCTGGAGAACACTGCTTCCTATGGGTTCCCAAGATCCGCGCTCTGGAGATGCACCCTTTCACCATTGCCGCCATGAACCCTCTCGAGTTTGTCATCAACTCGTACGATGGCTTCACCCGCGAGCTCCACGAATACGCAGTCCAGAACCCCGGTGCAACCCTCAAGGCTTCCGTTGAGGGCTCCTATGGAACGTTCCCCAACCCTTCCGAGTACAACAAGATCGTACTCGTCGCTGGAGGTAGTGGAGCCAGCTTCACTGTTGGCACGGTCCTCAACCTGTTGAAGAAGGTCGCACAGGGATCTATGCCGAGTGTCACTTTTGTCTGGATGGTCAAGGATCCCGGTAAGTACATTTCGCGATTAACTTTGTCTCCCAAACTCCCAAACTAATCAGATCTCTCAGCTCGTCTCGAGTGGTTCGCCGGTCACCTTTCCACTATTCGTCAGGCCCTCGGTGCTAACATCCAACTCTACGTCACCCGCGCGCCTGGAAGTCAGGGCTCCTCCTCCCAGACTCCCGGCTCTTCCAAGGAGGATCGATCCCGCTCGGGCACCATCTCGTCTGAGGCATCGACGCCCTTCACCCCTTCATCTGAGAAGTTCGAGACCACCAACGGCGTTCCTCAGCAGCCTCCTCGTATCAACACTCGCACTGTGTCCGACCCCGAGAAGTCCGGTTTTGAGTCTGATGCCACATCGCCTTCGTCTCCCACCATCCAGCAGAACGGAGCTTTGAACAGCTTGGGCGGTATCCCTGTTCACTACGGACGCCCCGACGTCGCCAAGATCATCCAGAATGCTATTGATGAGACGCCCTCTGGCGAGCGAGTTCTCGTCATGGGCTGTGGCCCTG
Proteins encoded in this region:
- a CDS encoding ferric reductase like transmembrane component yields the protein MAGGASGPSAYPLLFAKRTKLNQEAMIYFAIALASIMGLFIVFHLGRRGASKAGLNTKLSGLAKPFLFVSRSIRRVTVYKFPALPSTGHFVVALSYLIINIALLFTHIDASALPYLTVIAARAGWLSIANIAFVVFLSLKNTPLGFLTAWSYERLNVLHQIAGYITMVLIIVHGATYSAYFIEAGNMARLRVAEEIYGIASGFTFLSLVLAGAIVRLWYYELFYILHVSFFAISMVLVGLHQPELSKKIIIITAVAAGIWVADRVVRFIRVVLYSFNNNATVYPLPHGGTRIILKKAPVGASSGEHCFLWVPKIRALEMHPFTIAAMNPLEFVINSYDGFTRELHEYAVQNPGATLKASVEGSYGTFPNPSEYNKIVLVAGGSGASFTVGTVLNLLKKVAQGSMPSVTFVWMVKDPARLEWFAGHLSTIRQALGANIQLYVTRAPGSQGSSSQTPGSSKEDRSRSGTISSEASTPFTPSSEKFETTNGVPQQPPRINTRTVSDPEKSGFESDATSPSSPTIQQNGALNSLGGIPVHYGRPDVAKIIQNAIDETPSGERVLVMGCGPESLMTQVRNTTARCIRTSGPAVELHCEQFGW